The following proteins come from a genomic window of Winogradskyella sp. PC-19:
- the glyA gene encoding serine hydroxymethyltransferase, translating to MQRDEQIFELIEAEKERQIDGIELIASENFASPQVMEAQGSVLTNKYAEGYPGKRYYGGCEVVDEVETIAIDRAKSLFGAAYANVQPHSGSQANTAVYHACLKPGDTILGFDLSHGGHLTHGSPVNFSGRLYNPTFYGVKKDTGYIDYDMLSDQAEKEKPKMIIAGASAYSRDIDFAKFREVADNVGALLLADISHPSGLIAKGILSDPMPHCHIVTTTTHKTLRGPRGGLIMMGENFENPFGLKLKNGNLRKMSGLLDSGIFPGNQGGPLMHVIGAKAIAFGEALADDFLHYMLQVKANADAMAKAFVAKDYHLISGGTDNHMMLIDLRNKDITGKAAEQALVKADITVNKNMVPFDTESPFVTSGIRVGTPAITTRGLKEDDMAFVVDLIDEVINNYEDEATLEAVATKVNALMSGRPLFKG from the coding sequence ATGCAACGCGACGAACAAATTTTTGAATTAATTGAAGCTGAAAAAGAACGTCAAATCGATGGAATAGAACTTATTGCATCTGAAAATTTTGCAAGTCCACAGGTTATGGAGGCGCAAGGTTCGGTTTTGACAAATAAATATGCCGAAGGTTATCCAGGTAAGCGCTACTATGGTGGTTGCGAAGTGGTCGACGAGGTCGAAACAATCGCTATTGACCGCGCAAAATCTTTGTTTGGTGCCGCATATGCCAATGTGCAACCACATTCTGGGAGTCAGGCAAACACAGCTGTATATCATGCTTGTTTAAAACCTGGAGATACTATTTTGGGTTTTGATTTGTCTCATGGCGGCCATTTAACGCACGGTTCTCCTGTTAATTTTTCGGGACGTTTATACAACCCTACATTTTACGGTGTAAAAAAAGATACAGGTTATATAGATTACGATATGTTATCGGACCAAGCTGAAAAAGAAAAGCCAAAAATGATTATTGCTGGCGCATCTGCATACTCTCGAGATATAGATTTTGCTAAGTTTAGAGAAGTTGCCGATAATGTAGGTGCTTTGTTATTAGCAGATATCTCTCATCCATCTGGTTTAATTGCCAAAGGTATTTTAAGCGACCCAATGCCACATTGCCATATCGTGACAACAACCACACATAAAACGTTACGTGGACCTCGTGGTGGATTAATAATGATGGGCGAAAATTTTGAAAACCCATTTGGGTTAAAATTGAAAAATGGAAATCTACGTAAAATGTCAGGTCTTTTAGATTCTGGTATTTTTCCAGGAAATCAAGGTGGTCCATTAATGCATGTAATTGGTGCAAAAGCAATCGCCTTTGGCGAAGCTTTAGCGGATGATTTTTTACATTATATGTTACAAGTAAAAGCAAATGCAGATGCTATGGCAAAAGCATTTGTAGCTAAAGACTACCATTTAATTTCAGGTGGTACTGACAACCACATGATGCTTATTGATTTAAGAAATAAAGATATTACAGGTAAAGCTGCTGAGCAAGCACTTGTAAAAGCAGATATTACCGTGAATAAAAATATGGTACCTTTTGATACAGAATCTCCATTTGTGACTTCAGGAATTAGAGTTGGTACACCAGCAATAACCACTCGTGGTTTAAAAGAAGATGATATGGCTTTTGTAGTTGATTTAATAGATGAGGTGATTAATAACTACGAAGATGAAGCAACTTTAGAAGCTGTTGCAACTAAAGTAAATGCTTTGATGAGTGGAC
- the fahA gene encoding fumarylacetoacetase — MPLSANNPNRTSWLYVNKYSDFPIQNIPFGVFLTKDDIITIGTRIGDTAIDLGALHQLGYFDGIPLTDDIFLQDSLNDFIADGRKTWRAVRNRIAEIFDKNNDTLKNHTAHKEIICFRLDEIEMKMPVLVGDYTDFYASKEHATNVGTMFRGAENALMPNWLHMPVGYHGRSSSIITTHTPIHRPQGQTLPEGADKPVFGPSKLVDFELEMAFITTDANDLGEPIPIEEAEEYIFGLVVFNDWSARDIQKWEYVPLGPFLGKNFASSMSPWIVTLDALEPFRVESPKQDPKPLSYLRTKGKHSFDIKLEAGIIPKDGKETTVCKSNFKYMYWNMAQQLAHHTINGCPVNSGDMMGSGTISGPTEDSYGSMLELSWKGTKPLKMKDGTERKFINDYDTVVMRGYCENDDVRIGFGQVKTQLLPVFNPKKNK; from the coding sequence ATGCCGCTATCAGCCAACAATCCAAACAGAACATCATGGTTATACGTTAATAAATATTCTGATTTTCCAATTCAGAATATACCTTTTGGCGTGTTTTTGACCAAAGACGATATTATTACTATCGGAACTCGAATTGGTGATACTGCTATTGACTTAGGTGCTTTACATCAGTTGGGTTATTTTGATGGCATTCCTTTGACAGATGATATTTTTCTTCAAGATTCCTTAAATGATTTTATTGCAGATGGCCGTAAAACATGGAGAGCTGTTAGAAACAGGATTGCTGAAATATTTGACAAAAACAACGACACGTTAAAAAACCACACAGCACATAAAGAAATTATATGCTTCCGCTTGGACGAAATAGAAATGAAAATGCCTGTGCTGGTTGGCGATTATACAGATTTCTATGCTAGTAAAGAGCATGCAACAAATGTTGGTACAATGTTTAGAGGTGCCGAAAACGCATTAATGCCAAATTGGTTACATATGCCAGTTGGTTACCATGGTAGAAGTTCTTCAATAATTACGACTCATACTCCAATACATAGACCTCAAGGACAAACACTTCCTGAAGGTGCAGACAAACCTGTATTTGGGCCAAGTAAATTAGTGGATTTTGAATTAGAAATGGCATTTATAACAACGGATGCTAATGACTTAGGAGAACCAATTCCTATCGAAGAAGCTGAAGAGTATATCTTCGGTCTAGTAGTTTTTAACGACTGGTCTGCAAGAGATATCCAAAAATGGGAATACGTACCTTTAGGTCCTTTTCTAGGGAAAAATTTCGCGTCTTCTATGTCGCCATGGATTGTAACTTTAGATGCTTTAGAACCATTTAGAGTTGAAAGTCCTAAACAAGATCCAAAACCACTGTCTTACTTAAGAACAAAAGGAAAGCACAGCTTTGATATTAAATTAGAAGCTGGTATCATCCCAAAAGATGGAAAAGAGACTACTGTATGTAAATCCAATTTTAAATACATGTATTGGAATATGGCACAACAATTAGCGCATCACACGATAAATGGTTGTCCTGTAAATTCTGGAGACATGATGGGTAGCGGTACTATTTCTGGACCTACAGAAGATTCATATGGTTCCATGTTGGAATTATCTTGGAAGGGTACCAAACCTCTTAAGATGAAGGATGGCACTGAACGAAAATTTATAAATGATTACGATACTGTTGTTATGCGTGGTTACTGCGAAAATGATGATGTTCGTATTGGTTTTGGTCAAGTAAAAACACAATTATTACCAGTTTTTAACCCTAAGAAAAATAAATAA
- a CDS encoding non-canonical purine NTP diphosphatase — MKLVFATNNLNKLKEVQVLVPDHIQLLSLADIGCAEDIPETQPTIEGNAIQKAEYLVKNYGYNCFADDTGLEVEVLNGEPGVYSARYAGPKRNSDDNMEKLLQNLKDKSNRKAQFKTVIALHLNGVLKTFTGICKGEITKEKNGEKGFGYDPIFKAEGYNETFAQISLEEKNKIGHRGKAVQELIQFLNTL; from the coding sequence ATGAAACTCGTATTCGCCACCAACAACCTCAATAAATTAAAAGAGGTTCAAGTATTAGTTCCTGACCATATTCAATTATTAAGTTTAGCAGATATTGGTTGTGCAGAAGACATACCCGAAACGCAACCAACAATTGAAGGCAATGCCATCCAAAAAGCAGAATACTTGGTCAAAAACTATGGATACAATTGTTTTGCAGACGATACAGGTTTAGAAGTCGAAGTCCTTAATGGAGAGCCAGGCGTTTATTCGGCGCGATATGCAGGACCAAAACGCAATTCTGATGATAACATGGAAAAACTTCTGCAAAATTTAAAAGATAAATCAAACCGAAAGGCTCAGTTTAAAACAGTAATTGCATTACATCTTAATGGCGTATTAAAAACCTTTACAGGCATTTGTAAAGGAGAAATTACTAAAGAAAAAAATGGCGAAAAAGGGTTTGGTTACGACCCTATTTTTAAGGCCGAAGGTTACAATGAAACATTCGCACAAATTTCATTAGAAGAAAAAAATAAGATTGGACATCGAGGAAAGGCTGTACAAGAGCTAATTCAATTTCTGAATACTTTATAA
- a CDS encoding DEAD/DEAH box helicase — MSTFQELGLDQDLLNAINDMGFVTPSEVQAQAIPLLLKEERDLVALAQTGTGKTAAFGFPMLQKIDVESRTTQGLILSPTRELCLQITNELKQYGKYCKGLNVTAIYGGASITDQARQVKRGAQIIVATPGRMKDMISRKLVDISKIQYSVLDEADEMLNMGFYEDITDILSHTPDDKSTWLFSATMPKEVATIAKKFMYDPLEITVGNKNESTSNVSHEYYLVNARDRYNALKRLADANPDIFSVIFCRTKRDTQKVAENLIESGYSAGALHGDLSQNQRDLVMKSFRNKQIQMLVATDVAARGIDVDNITHVINYQLPDEIETYTHRSGRTGRAGNTGVSMVIVSKSELRKIKSIERIIKKQFEKKDIPSGTEITEVQLMSLANKIHNTETGDEIDKYLESINELFVDTSKEDLIKKFFSVEFNRFHNYYQKSKDLGVVDSRGGEGRDYGKSSNDTRYFINVGRKDGFDWMKLKDFLKEKLELGRDDVFKVDVKESFSFFNTEKETQEKVLAFFTDFKHEGRFVNVEVSENRGGGRGRNRSGGGRRRDGGSGGGRRRSDDRRSERRSSDRGDRKPRRSDDSANRGDRRSRRSNDDKPRGRRSENSNSSYSGSDRPRRSRRRD, encoded by the coding sequence ATGAGCACATTCCAAGAACTCGGTCTTGACCAAGACCTATTGAATGCTATTAACGACATGGGTTTTGTAACTCCAAGTGAAGTTCAGGCACAAGCAATACCATTATTATTAAAAGAAGAACGCGATTTAGTTGCATTGGCACAAACCGGTACTGGTAAAACAGCGGCATTTGGTTTTCCTATGCTTCAAAAAATCGATGTAGAGAGTCGTACAACCCAAGGTCTAATCTTATCACCAACACGTGAGCTTTGTTTACAAATCACAAACGAGCTTAAGCAATACGGTAAATATTGTAAAGGGCTTAATGTAACTGCTATTTATGGTGGTGCGAGTATTACAGACCAAGCACGCCAAGTAAAGCGTGGCGCACAAATTATTGTGGCAACTCCTGGTCGTATGAAAGATATGATTAGCCGTAAACTCGTAGATATTTCTAAAATACAATACAGTGTTTTAGATGAAGCCGATGAGATGCTTAACATGGGTTTTTACGAAGATATTACAGATATCTTATCGCACACACCAGACGATAAAAGCACGTGGTTATTTTCTGCAACAATGCCTAAAGAAGTGGCTACGATTGCAAAAAAATTCATGTACGATCCGTTAGAAATTACTGTTGGTAATAAAAACGAAAGTACAAGTAACGTATCGCATGAGTATTATTTAGTAAATGCTCGTGACCGTTACAACGCACTAAAACGTTTGGCAGACGCTAATCCAGATATATTTTCTGTTATTTTCTGTCGTACAAAACGCGACACACAAAAAGTAGCCGAAAACTTAATCGAAAGTGGTTATAGCGCTGGTGCATTGCATGGAGATTTAAGCCAGAATCAACGTGATTTGGTGATGAAATCTTTCCGTAACAAACAAATACAAATGTTGGTAGCAACAGATGTTGCCGCCCGTGGTATCGATGTAGACAACATTACACACGTTATCAATTACCAATTACCAGACGAAATCGAAACCTATACACACCGTTCTGGTAGAACTGGTCGTGCAGGAAACACTGGAGTTTCTATGGTCATTGTTTCAAAAAGTGAATTACGTAAGATAAAAAGTATCGAGCGTATCATTAAGAAACAGTTTGAAAAGAAAGATATCCCTAGCGGAACAGAAATTACCGAAGTACAGTTAATGTCTTTGGCTAATAAAATACATAATACCGAAACTGGAGACGAGATTGACAAGTACCTTGAAAGTATAAATGAATTATTTGTAGATACGTCTAAGGAAGATTTGATTAAGAAATTTTTCTCAGTAGAATTTAACCGTTTCCATAACTACTACCAAAAATCGAAGGACTTAGGTGTTGTAGATTCTCGTGGTGGTGAAGGTAGAGATTACGGTAAATCATCAAACGACACACGTTACTTTATCAATGTTGGACGTAAAGATGGTTTTGACTGGATGAAATTGAAAGATTTCTTAAAAGAAAAACTAGAATTAGGTCGTGATGATGTCTTTAAGGTAGACGTAAAAGAAAGCTTTTCGTTCTTTAATACTGAAAAAGAAACTCAAGAAAAAGTATTGGCTTTCTTCACAGATTTTAAACACGAAGGTCGTTTTGTAAACGTTGAAGTGTCAGAAAACAGAGGCGGCGGACGTGGACGCAATCGCAGTGGCGGTGGAAGACGAAGAGATGGCGGTAGTGGCGGCGGACGTAGACGTTCAGATGATAGACGTAGCGAAAGACGCTCTAGCGATAGAGGTGACAGAAAACCAAGACGTTCAGATGATTCTGCTAACAGAGGCGACAGACGTAGCAGACGTTCTAACGATGATAAACCAAGAGGAAGACGCTCAGAAAACTCTAACTCTAGCTATTCTGGTTCGGACAGACCAAGACGTTCTCGAAGAAGAGATTAA
- a CDS encoding carboxypeptidase-like regulatory domain-containing protein yields the protein MKHYLLLLLCFVSISIYGQDTESSNEPTRVQATIISSTTKAPLVDANIVNLNQVIGTTTDDNGMFEIRAKVNDTLHLSYLGYKSIKVRVTNDWIKFGNTEIEMTDLALALEEVVVNQLKLTGYLEVDLKQIPIRSNNRYRISGIPNQGYEGGQTNVVNKVLGAIFNPADFLYKMFGKKPNQMRKLKEMKKDDEIRNQLSKRFDREMLTVLLQVDKYDLDEIVNQCNYSRDFIRTANDLQVLDAISECYEEYKVLNRNNERKRNKRKTAP from the coding sequence ATGAAGCATTACTTACTTTTATTACTTTGTTTTGTATCCATTAGTATTTATGGACAAGACACAGAATCTTCTAATGAGCCTACACGAGTGCAAGCTACAATAATAAGTAGTACTACTAAAGCACCACTTGTAGATGCCAATATCGTTAACCTAAACCAAGTCATTGGAACCACGACAGACGACAACGGTATGTTTGAGATTAGAGCAAAAGTTAATGATACGCTTCACTTATCGTATTTAGGTTACAAATCCATAAAAGTTCGAGTTACTAATGATTGGATTAAATTTGGTAATACAGAAATTGAAATGACAGATTTGGCATTAGCTCTTGAAGAAGTTGTAGTAAATCAGTTAAAACTTACCGGTTATTTAGAAGTTGATTTAAAACAAATCCCGATTAGGTCAAATAACCGATACAGAATTTCTGGTATACCAAATCAAGGTTATGAAGGCGGACAAACTAATGTGGTTAACAAAGTTTTAGGTGCCATATTTAATCCAGCAGACTTCTTATATAAGATGTTTGGTAAAAAACCAAACCAAATGCGTAAGCTGAAGGAAATGAAGAAAGATGATGAAATTAGAAATCAGCTTTCTAAACGTTTTGACCGTGAGATGTTGACCGTTTTACTTCAAGTTGATAAATATGACTTAGATGAAATCGTCAATCAATGTAACTACTCTCGTGATTTTATTCGCACAGCAAATGACCTTCAGGTTCTAGATGCTATTAGCGAATGTTATGAGGAATATAAGGTCCTTAACAGAAATAACGAGAGAAAACGTAATAAGCGTAAAACTGCACCTTGA
- a CDS encoding TrmH family RNA methyltransferase, whose translation MNDLKLLKHLEGYLTENRLKRFETVLQQRTKHFTVATEDVYQLHNTSAVMRSCDVFGIQELNVIEEANSKDIDREIAMGAQKWVDLRRYGSVKTCIDDLKHQGYQIVATTPHVNDCDLIDFDISKKSCFFFGRETEGLSDYVKANADCFLKIPMVGFTESLNISVSAAIILQHVTAQLRKSNVKWQLSEKELIEKRFDWIKKTIKDYNAIVERFKST comes from the coding sequence ATGAATGATTTAAAACTTCTAAAACATCTTGAAGGTTATCTTACTGAAAATCGTTTAAAACGTTTCGAAACTGTTTTACAGCAACGTACCAAACATTTTACTGTCGCAACTGAAGACGTGTACCAACTACATAATACAAGTGCAGTGATGAGGTCTTGTGATGTTTTTGGTATTCAAGAGTTAAATGTCATTGAAGAAGCCAACTCGAAAGATATAGATAGAGAAATTGCTATGGGTGCCCAAAAATGGGTTGATTTAAGGCGTTATGGTAGTGTAAAAACTTGCATCGATGACTTAAAACACCAAGGCTATCAGATTGTTGCTACGACACCACATGTAAACGATTGTGATTTAATTGATTTTGATATTTCTAAAAAATCTTGCTTTTTCTTTGGACGTGAAACAGAAGGCCTATCTGACTATGTTAAAGCAAATGCGGATTGCTTTTTAAAAATACCAATGGTTGGTTTTACGGAGAGTTTAAATATTTCTGTTTCTGCAGCTATAATTCTACAGCACGTGACAGCTCAATTGAGAAAATCTAATGTAAAATGGCAACTTTCCGAAAAAGAACTTATTGAAAAGCGCTTTGATTGGATAAAGAAAACTATTAAGGATTATAATGCTATTGTAGAGCGTTTTAAATCTACGTAG
- a CDS encoding SIR2 family NAD-dependent protein deacylase — protein sequence MKKHIVVLTGAGISAESGIKTFRDADGLWEGHDVMEVASPQGFCNNPELVLDFYNQRRRQLKEVTPNAAHISLVELEEEYKVSIVTQNVDDLHERAGSTNVLHLHGELRKIRSTGNPQDIRNWEEDINLGDKCTNGYQLRPHIVWFGEDVPMIEKAVEICETADILVIIGTSMQVYPAASLMNFVDSNIPIYYVDPNPAVIHNSKITVIQKPATSGMLELNKLLKD from the coding sequence ATGAAAAAACATATTGTTGTATTAACTGGTGCAGGCATAAGTGCAGAAAGCGGTATAAAAACTTTTAGAGATGCAGATGGACTTTGGGAAGGTCATGATGTGATGGAGGTCGCTTCACCTCAAGGGTTTTGTAATAATCCTGAATTAGTTTTAGATTTTTACAATCAACGTCGAAGACAATTAAAAGAAGTAACTCCAAATGCGGCACATATCTCTTTAGTTGAATTAGAAGAAGAATACAAAGTATCGATAGTCACTCAAAATGTAGATGACCTTCACGAACGTGCTGGAAGTACAAATGTATTACATCTTCATGGCGAATTAAGAAAAATAAGAAGTACTGGAAATCCACAAGATATTAGAAACTGGGAAGAAGACATAAATCTCGGAGATAAATGTACTAATGGATACCAGCTAAGACCTCATATTGTTTGGTTTGGTGAAGATGTACCTATGATTGAAAAAGCAGTAGAAATCTGTGAAACAGCAGATATCTTAGTTATTATAGGTACTAGTATGCAAGTTTACCCAGCTGCAAGTTTGATGAATTTTGTTGACTCTAATATCCCGATATATTATGTAGACCCAAACCCTGCTGTAATACACAATTCTAAAATAACTGTGATTCAAAAACCAGCAACATCAGGAATGCTAGAACTTAATAAACTATTAAAAGATTAA
- a CDS encoding helix-turn-helix transcriptional regulator, which yields MKNTIKVERAILSLTQDDLAKKIGVSRQTINSIEANRYVPSTVLALKLSAIFSKPVNDFFKLSDDD from the coding sequence ATGAAGAATACAATAAAAGTAGAACGTGCTATCTTGAGTCTTACACAGGATGATTTAGCAAAAAAAATTGGAGTGTCAAGACAAACTATAAATTCTATTGAAGCTAATAGATATGTACCTTCAACAGTTTTAGCACTTAAATTATCTGCAATTTTCAGTAAGCCTGTAAATGATTTTTTTAAGCTCTCTGATGATGATTAG
- a CDS encoding thioredoxin family protein: MKNIFFFVLLSCFYLGANAQTEITDANAESKLLNNNNRLILVDFYATWCGPCKRMAPIIKELESEYPNVDFYKIDVDKNQVDDALGVSAMPTYVFIKNSSNLEQIEGAMSKAKMKSLLDKHLSSGSTIITAYDATAKHGNSDEYSQATLDVIWNSSSRLNSLAWHTYEEHGDVDSLLKAIKIVERSIDLEATYYNVDTHAALLYKTGNYTKALKKAKEAIEIAKQEGLSYTTTSELIDSIIDKL, from the coding sequence ATGAAAAATATTTTCTTTTTTGTACTCCTTAGTTGTTTCTATTTGGGTGCTAATGCACAAACAGAAATAACCGATGCAAATGCAGAATCAAAACTGCTTAATAATAACAATAGACTTATACTTGTAGATTTTTATGCTACTTGGTGTGGGCCATGTAAACGTATGGCGCCAATAATTAAAGAGCTTGAAAGCGAATATCCAAATGTCGATTTTTACAAAATCGATGTAGATAAAAATCAAGTAGATGACGCTTTGGGTGTTTCTGCTATGCCAACCTATGTTTTTATAAAAAACAGTTCTAATCTTGAACAGATTGAAGGTGCAATGAGTAAAGCAAAAATGAAATCACTTTTAGACAAACACTTAAGCAGTGGTTCTACAATTATTACTGCTTATGATGCTACAGCAAAACATGGGAACTCCGATGAATATAGTCAAGCTACTCTAGATGTAATTTGGAACTCCTCTTCAAGACTAAATTCGTTAGCATGGCATACTTACGAAGAACACGGAGATGTTGACTCTCTATTGAAAGCTATCAAAATTGTAGAACGTTCAATTGATTTAGAAGCTACTTATTACAATGTAGATACACACGCTGCTTTGTTATACAAAACTGGTAATTATACAAAAGCTTTAAAGAAAGCCAAAGAAGCTATTGAAATTGCAAAGCAGGAAGGATTGTCATATACCACAACATCAGAGTTAATAGATAGTATTATTGATAAACTGTAG
- a CDS encoding glycosyltransferase family 4 protein has translation MSHSNLLIIGFVLPEPKSSAAGSRMLQLIRLFQKQGYAITFATTANDSDKAFDLNSIGVKITKIELNNASFDEFVKDLEPDVVVFDRFMTEEQFGWRVAEHCPNTIRILDTEDFHGLRKGRGEAIKNHEDFSLKYLQNDTTKREIASIYRSDLSLIISEVEIEILTKQLKVDNNLLCYLPFLQEPISGIEIEILPEFEKRQHFITIGNFLHPPNFDAVLHLKQNIWPLIKKQLPEAEMHLYGAYESQKVSQLNNKKEGFIIKGFAEDVNATMQSARVCLAPLRYGAGLKGKLIDAMKNGTPSVMSSIAAEGMFGNYEVAGLVDDSPSRFAQKSIDLYQDKNKWNKKQNAGFNIINQRFNVSNFTSDFAEKIAYLFKNLVTHRQQNFTGQLLMHHYLQSTKYMSKWIEEKNK, from the coding sequence ATGTCTCATAGCAACCTTTTAATTATTGGCTTTGTATTGCCCGAACCTAAAAGTTCAGCAGCAGGTAGTCGTATGTTACAACTTATCCGCTTGTTTCAAAAACAAGGTTATGCTATAACATTTGCCACTACTGCTAATGATAGTGATAAGGCATTTGATTTAAATTCAATAGGTGTAAAAATCACTAAAATTGAATTAAATAATGCTTCTTTTGATGAATTTGTAAAAGATTTAGAACCAGATGTCGTAGTATTTGACCGCTTTATGACCGAAGAACAATTTGGTTGGCGTGTAGCCGAGCATTGCCCAAATACAATTCGAATTCTTGATACAGAAGACTTTCATGGATTACGGAAAGGTAGAGGAGAAGCTATAAAGAATCATGAGGATTTTTCATTAAAATATTTGCAAAACGATACCACTAAACGTGAAATTGCTAGCATTTACCGTAGTGACTTAAGTTTAATCATTTCTGAAGTTGAAATAGAAATTTTGACAAAACAACTCAAAGTAGATAATAATCTTTTATGTTACTTACCCTTTTTACAAGAGCCCATTTCAGGAATTGAAATAGAAATATTACCAGAATTTGAAAAGCGTCAGCATTTCATAACCATTGGTAATTTTTTACATCCGCCAAATTTTGATGCTGTATTACATTTAAAACAAAATATTTGGCCTTTAATTAAGAAGCAATTACCAGAAGCAGAAATGCACTTGTATGGCGCTTATGAATCGCAAAAAGTCTCTCAGCTTAATAACAAGAAAGAAGGTTTTATAATCAAAGGGTTTGCCGAGGACGTCAATGCCACCATGCAAAGTGCGAGAGTTTGTCTAGCTCCTTTACGATATGGTGCAGGTTTAAAAGGAAAGCTTATAGACGCTATGAAAAACGGAACACCTAGTGTAATGTCTTCTATTGCTGCTGAAGGTATGTTTGGCAATTATGAAGTAGCTGGTTTAGTTGATGATTCTCCAAGTAGGTTTGCACAAAAATCCATAGACTTATACCAGGACAAGAACAAATGGAATAAAAAACAAAACGCTGGTTTTAATATTATAAACCAACGTTTTAATGTTTCTAATTTTACATCTGATTTTGCAGAAAAAATTGCCTACTTATTTAAAAATCTAGTTACACACCGTCAACAAAACTTCACTGGACAATTGTTGATGCACCACTATCTTCAGAGTACCAAATACATGAGTAAGTGGATTGAAGAAAAGAATAAGTAG
- a CDS encoding helix-hairpin-helix domain-containing protein: protein MKNITKLVLVFALTATSFFSCKNETKEQQEKSEVVETTTKTSQNKTEETTTKASTVLNANLATEADLNSLELPSEMVSQILENRPFVSMNDLDAIFKIENKEALYKKLFVPFNLNTTAEADFKIIPGVGKKMAHEFEEYRPYTSVKQFKREIGKYVDKTEVERYLNYVFVPVELNTASEADINALPGVGNKMAHEFEEYRPYNSLTQFRKEIGKYVDDKELKRLERFVYLKDK from the coding sequence ATGAAAAATATAACAAAATTAGTACTCGTATTCGCATTAACAGCCACAAGCTTTTTTTCGTGTAAAAACGAAACAAAAGAACAACAGGAAAAGAGTGAAGTTGTAGAAACAACAACGAAAACATCTCAAAATAAAACTGAAGAAACTACAACTAAAGCAAGCACAGTCTTAAATGCAAATCTAGCAACCGAAGCAGATTTAAATAGCTTAGAATTACCTTCAGAAATGGTCTCTCAGATTTTAGAAAATAGACCATTTGTTAGCATGAATGATTTAGATGCTATTTTTAAAATTGAAAATAAAGAAGCGCTTTATAAAAAACTATTCGTTCCATTTAATTTAAATACAACTGCAGAAGCTGATTTTAAAATTATTCCTGGTGTTGGTAAAAAAATGGCGCATGAGTTTGAAGAATATAGACCGTATACTAGCGTAAAACAATTTAAAAGAGAAATTGGTAAATATGTTGACAAAACTGAGGTAGAGCGCTATTTGAATTATGTCTTTGTACCAGTGGAATTAAATACAGCTTCTGAAGCTGATATCAATGCATTACCAGGAGTTGGAAATAAAATGGCACATGAGTTTGAAGAATACAGACCATACAACAGTTTGACTCAGTTTAGAAAAGAAATTGGAAAATACGTTGACGATAAAGAGTTGAAACGTCTAGAACGTTTTGTTTATTTAAAGGATAAATAA
- a CDS encoding adenylosuccinate lyase: MTKDQLYTELNYVNHSREKRLYYANLVIDNTYLISPLLEILFSVNDKISCRAAWVFEFMCTEKLEKIIPFLDIFINNISKVHLDSAVRPVAKICELLCTTYYGKDNSEIKNHLNIMHREKITEACFDWMINEEKVAPKAYGMNALYLLGLEFDWIHPELQIILERDFSLQSAAFKARARHILKKLNKKKS; encoded by the coding sequence TTGACAAAAGACCAACTTTATACAGAATTAAATTACGTAAATCATTCACGAGAAAAACGCTTGTATTACGCTAATCTTGTAATTGATAATACCTATTTAATATCACCTCTGCTCGAAATTCTTTTTTCTGTCAATGACAAAATATCTTGCAGAGCTGCTTGGGTTTTTGAATTTATGTGCACCGAAAAGCTTGAAAAAATCATTCCCTTCTTAGATATCTTTATTAACAACATAAGTAAAGTTCACCTAGATTCTGCTGTTAGACCAGTTGCAAAAATCTGTGAATTATTATGTACCACTTATTATGGAAAAGATAATTCAGAGATAAAAAATCACTTAAATATAATGCATCGTGAAAAAATTACTGAAGCTTGTTTTGACTGGATGATTAACGAAGAAAAAGTAGCACCCAAAGCTTACGGTATGAACGCTCTTTACCTACTTGGATTAGAATTTGATTGGATACATCCTGAATTACAAATTATTTTAGAACGTGATTTTTCTTTACAGAGTGCTGCTTTTAAGGCTAGAGCGCGACATATTTTAAAAAAATTAAATAAGAAAAAATCTTAA